In Desulfoferula mesophila, the genomic window GACGGCAAGGAGCAATTTTTTTGCAGCCGCGAATGCCGGGACGCCTACAAGTCCGGGCAGTCGCCCAAGGCCAAGAAGGCCTGACAAGATAATGACCCGGCGGCCTGGCCGCCGGTTTGGTTTGAGGGGCATAACTAGGAGAGTCTGATGAAAATTTTTATCGACACCGCCGACCTGGCCGAAATCAAGGAGGCCATGAGCCTGGGCATCCTGGACGGGGTTACCACCAATCCCTCCCTGGTGGCCAAGACCGGCAAGCCCTTTGAGGCCTGCATCAAGGACATCCTGCAGGTGGTGCCCGGCGACGTTAGCGTGGAAGTAGTGGGCACCGACCACGCCACCATGGTGGCCGAGGGCAAGAAGTACGCCGCCTGGGGCGACAACGTGGTGGTCAAGGTGCCCATCATCCAAGAGGGCCTGAAGGCCATCAAGAGCCTCAGCCAGGAGGGCATCAAGGTCAACGTGACCCTGTGCTTCAGCCCCTTGCAGGCCCTGCTGGCCGCCAAGGCCGGCGCCTCCTACATCAGCCCCTTCGTGGGCCGCCTGGATGACATCGGCAGCGACGGCATGGATCTGATCCAGCAGGTGGTGGACATCTACGGCAACTACGGCTACGACACCGAGGTGCTGGTGGCCAGCATCCGCAACCCCATGCACGTGGTAAACGCCGCCCTGATGGGCGCCGACGTGTGCACCATTCCCTTCAAGGTCATCGGCCAACTGCTCAAGCATCCCCTGACCGACAAGGGCCTGGCCGCCTTTTTGGCCGACTGGGAAAAAGCCAACAAGGGATAGGAACGGCGCTCCGTGGGCCCCATGAAGAAAGAGCAGGTGTTCAACCTGCCCAACTTAATAACCCTGCTGCGGGTGGGCTCCATACCCCTGCTTATGGGTATGCTCTATCTGCCCGATGCCGGGTGGCACTGGGTGGCCGCCATCCTGTTCTTCGTGGCCGGGCTCAGCGACCTGGCCGACGGCTTGTTGGCGCGGCGCATGAAAAAGGTGACCGTGCTGGGCCAGTTCCTGGACCCATTGGCCGACAAGCTGTTGATCGCCTCCATATTGGTGGTGCTGGTGGCCATGGGAAGGGCACAGGCCTGGGCCGCGGTGGTGATCATCTGCCGCGAGGTGGCGGTGACCGGCCTCAGGGCCTTGGCCGCCACCCAAGGGCTGGCCGTGCCCAGCGATCGTTGGGGCAAGGCCAAGACCGCCTTGCAGATGCTGGCGGTGCTGCTGCTCATCATGCCCGAGCCCATCGGATCGTTCGACGTGCAGTATTGGGGCACCATCGCCCTGTGGCTGGCCACCCTGGTCAGCTTTGTTTCCGGGCTCAGGTATTTTGTGCGTTTCAATCGCCTTTACATTGGGCAAAGCTAGTTTCTGTTCAGATTTCGCCTTGACATAACGGGCGGATACTGTAATATTCGGTTGCCGATGCGGGAGTAACTCAGAGGTAGAGTGCAACCTTGCCAAGGTTGAAGTCGCGGGTTCAATTCCCGTCTCCCGCTCCACCCAAAAGCAACGCCGGCCTCCTTCGGGGGGCCGGTTTTTTGTTGGCAAAAGCGCTCCGACACACAAGGGAGCGCTGCCCGTGGCCCGAAACTGCTTGACACCCCCCCAAGGGGCCGATATTATTTGGGCCGGTCGTGCTGGGCTTATAACAGGCCGTAGTCACGGAATAATCGTACATAAGGCGGCGTAGCCAAGTGGCTAAGGCAGCGGACTGCAAATCCGTTATTCACCGGTTCAAATCCGGTCGCCGCCTCCAAAAAAATTAGGGGCTGGCCTTATTGGCCAGCCCCTTTTGTGTGTCCAACCGTCCTGTTAACCGCGTCCCGCCTTCTGGGAGTTTCGGGGAGTTCGACCTAGGTCCCAGATGCCGCCCCAAGTGAGTCCTTGCCCTGGGCGGTCCCGGCCAGCTATAGTGAGAGCGCAACGATGACCCGGAAGGGGACGGGTTCGAGGCTATTGGCGTTCGGCCTGCCGGGTAAGGAATCAGCGGACGAAGACCATGATAATCCCCCAGCAGCCCGGTGCTTTGCTCAAGGCTGTTAGCCAAGACATCACATTGGGCCAAAGCGCATCTTATTTGTCCCATAAAGGCGTTGCTGCCTTGTGCCTTCACGACGGCAAGGGCAGGGCGGTGGGTGTGTTCGTCCATCACAATCTGGCCGAGGCGGTGGCAGCTGGCGCCGCCATGCATGCGCCGGCTAGAAACTGGGCCGGCCCGGTCGGGGAATTTCACGGCCTTACACAAGAGAACGCCGCCAGCAAAGACCCCACGCCCGGTTTGGCCGCTTGGCCCATGGAGCGGCTGCTCTTCGACGTCCTCAATTCCATTTACAACCCGGTGTTGGCCGTGGACAGCGCGGGCACGATTATTTTCTGCAATCCCGCCATGGCGGCGGTGGCTAACACCACGGTTGAGTATCTCACAGGGCAACGGGTGGAGAATTACGTGGCCAACACCCGCTTGCCGCGCATCATCATTACCGGACAGCGTGAGACGGTACGCCAGATCGTCATAGGTGGGCGCACCTACATTTCCAACCGCACGCCCATAAAAGACGGCGAAAGGGTCATCGGCGCACTGGCCATTTTGCAAGACATCTCCGAGCTGGCCGCAATTGCGGATAAGATGGAACGCACCAAAGACCTAACCAACGAACTTAACGCAATAATCGAATCTTCTTTTGACGGCATCTATGTAACGGACGGTCAGGGACGCACTCTAAGGGTAAACAAGGCCTACGAGCGCATCACCGGACTGCGGCGGGAAGAACTACTCGATCGCAACATGCACGATTTGGTGGAGGAGGGCTTTTACAACGAATCGGTCACCCTGCGGGTGCTGGAGACCCAGCGGGCCGAGTCGCTAATGCAGACCATACGCACCGGCAAGACGGTGATGGTCACCGGCACTCCCATCTGTGATACGCCCGGCAAGGTGTCGTTGGTGGTCACCAGCGTACGCGACGTCACCGAGTTGTACAACCTGCAAGTCAAACTGGAGCGCGAAGAAAAGCTGCGCACCAAGTATGAGAGTGAGCTGGAGCTTCTGCGCCGCAACACCGAGGAAGAAAACGACATAGTGGTGCAGTCGGGCAGAATGCGGGAGGTCTACGAGTTGGCTCTGCGTTTGGCCAACGTGGACACCACCGTCTTGGTGCAAGGCGAATCCGGAGTGGGCAAGGAGGTGTTCGCCGACATCATTCACCGCAACTCTCAAAGGTGTGACGGCCCCTTGGTCAAGATAAGCTGCGCGGCCATTCCGGCGCAGCTTTTGGAGTCCGAGTTGTTCGGTTATCAGGCCGCGGCTTTCACCGGGGCCAGCAAACAGGGCAAGGTGGGCATTTTCGAGGCGGCCAAGGGTGGCACCATTTTCCTGGATGAGATCGGTGAGCTGCCCTTGGGATTGCAGGCCAAGCTGTTGAGGGTCCTGCAGGCCAAGGAAGTGATCCGGGTGGGCAGCAGCGTGGCCATGCCGGTGGACGTGCGCATCGTCGCCGCCACCAACCGCGACCTCCAGGACATGGTGCGCAGGGGACGCTACCGCCAGGACCTTTTCTTCCGCCTAAACGTGGTGCCCGTGGTAATCCCGCCTCTGCGCCGCCGCAAGGATGGCATTCCCAAGCTGGTCTATCATTTCCTCGACCAGTTCAACCGACGCTATGGATTCAGCAAGCAGGTGGACCCCAAAGTGTTGCAGGCCCTTTACGACTACGATTGGCCGGGCAACGTTCGCGAGTTGATGAATACCATCGAGCGCATGGTGGTAACCACCCAGGGTGAAGTGATCGGCTGGGCGGACATGCCCGACTACCTTAAAAAGGCCGCCGAAGAGCCCAGCAAGGACCCCGAAGTATTGGAGGGGTCGTTGAAGGCCACCCTGGAAGCGCTTGAAAAGCAGATCCTGACCAGCGCCCTGCGCATCCACAAAAGCACCTACAAGGCCGCCCAGGCTCTGGGGGTGAACCAGTCGACTATTGTCCGCAAGATGAAACGCCTGGGGATTCGTCTCAAAGCCAAGTAGAAAAAATTATGTGTCCAATGCGTAAACGCATTAATGCAGTAGCGCATTGGTTCGCGCACTAACCTAGAATTGTCAAGCTGTTATCCTTCCACGGCTTGTTCAAAAAGGCAAAAATGCATTGTTTGTCACCGTTGTGCACTAGGTCTTCGAGCCTTTTCTCACGGACAGCCCACAAACGAATTCCAAAACACCGCACCTAGCATAAAGTCACGATTAAAAGTTACTTAGCCTACAGATTGCCTCTCTGTTTTCCCGCCAAATCGCAACGGTTTCACATATTGGCATCCTTGTTGCTTTTTGTAACGCCGACGGCCCCACCCATGGTGGATGGCCTGGGGCCACAGCAAATCATCCTTTCGGTTACAGGGAGTATGTATCTCGGTTTCCGAATATCACGCGGCAACAGGAGGGTTGAGAGATGCCAATGATGACCGGCCAACAGTACGAAGACAGCCTGCGCAAGCTCAATTTAAAAGTGTACATGTTCGGCGAAAGAGTAGAGAACGTCGTCGACAACCCTATCATCCGCCCCTCGATGGAAGCAGTTAAGCTGACCTACGACCTGGCTCAAGATCCACAGTACGAAGACTTGATGACCGCCACTTCCCACCTGAGCGGCGAAAAGATCAACCGGTTCACCCATATTCACCAAAGCACCGACGACTTGGTGAAAAAGACCAAGATGGGCCGTCTGCTGGGTTCCCTGACCGGCTGCTGCTTCCAGCGCTGCGTTGGTATGGACGCCGTCAACGCCCTGTCCATCGTCACTTATGACATCGACCAAAAATTCGGCACGGAATACAACAAGAGATTTCTGACCTATCTGCAATATGTGCAGGAAAACGACTTCACCTGCGACGGGGCCATGACCGACCCCAAGGGCGACCGCTCCCTGCCCCCCAGCAAGCAGCCGGACCCCGACGCCTTCATGCATGTGGTGGAAGAGCGCGACGACGGCATAGTGGTGAGCGGGGCCAAGGCCCACCAAACCGGCGCCGTTAACTCTCACGAAATCATCATCATGCCCACCATCAGCATGCGCGAGGAAGACAAGGACTGGGCCATATCCTTTGCCCTGCCCGCCGATGCCGAGGGCATCACCTACATCATGGGCCGCCAAAGCTGCGACACCCGCAAGCTGGAAGAGGGCACCATGGACCGGGGCAACGGGATTTACGGCGGCCACGAGTCCCTCGTGGTTTTCGACAACGTGTTCGTGCCCTGGGACCGGGTGTTCATGTTCAAGGAGTGGGAGTTCGCCGGGCGCCTGGTGGAGCATTTCGCTTCTTACCACCGCCAAAGCTACGCCTGCAAGGCGGGCGTGGGCGACGTGTTGATCGGCGCGGCCCAAACTGCGGCCCAATACAACGGCGTGGCCAAGGCTTCGCACGTCAAGGACAAGCTCATCGAGATGAACCATCTCAACGAGACCTTGTTCTGCGGTTCCGTAGCCTGCGCGGCCCAGGGCGGCAAGGAGCCCAGCGGGACCTATCTAGTGGACACCCTGTTGGCCAACGTATGCAAGCAGAACGTGACCCGCTTCCCCTATGAGATCGCCCGCCTGGCCCAGGACATCGCCGGCGGCCTTATGGTGACCATGCCTTCGGAGGCCGACCTGCGCTCGCCCGAAGTTGGCAAGTGGGTGAACAAGTACTTCAAGGCCAACCCCGAGGTCTCCACCGAAAACCGCATGCGCATCCTGCGACTTATCGAAAACCTCACCCTGGGCACCGCCGCGGTCGGCTACCTAACCGAGTCCATGCACGGCGCGGGCTCTCCCCAGGCCCAGCGCATCATGATCGCCCGCCAGGTGAACATGGCCCAAAAGCAGAAGGTGGCCAAGAAGCTGGCCGGCATCGAGGAGGAGCAGGCGTAGTGTTTTTGGGCCTGAAGTTTTGCGGCGGCTGTTCGCCCGACTACGACCGGAGCGAGCAAGTCTACCGCCTGGCCCAAGTACTGGACGGATTGGTCGAACTGGTCTCGCACGAGGATCCAAGAGCGGAGCGCGTTCTGGTGGTCATGGGATGCAAAAACGCCTGCGCCGATACCCAGCCCCTTTTGGGCCGCGAGCTGATCTTGGTCCATGGAGAGGATGAGTTCGACCAAGCAATAAAGAGACTGCGCGCAGTCGCCAAAGGAGCCAAGAATGGATTGGCAAGAGGTATATAGGGACAAACTGGTCGATGCCGATGAAGCGGTCAGCCGGATCTCCTCGGGGGACCGGGTGGTGGTGGGCCATGCCTGCGGCTCGCCGGAGACCTTGCTTCGAGCGATGGTGGACAACAAGGAGCGCTATCACAACGTAGAGTTGGTCCACATGGTCTCCATGGGCAAGGCCGACTATTGCGAGATTGAAAACAGCCCGCACTTTTTCCATAACTCGCTGTTCGTGGGCGGTACCACCCGCCAGGCGGTGGGCGGCGGCTGGGGGGTTTTCACCCCCTGCCACTTCAGCCAGATTCCAAATTTGTTCACCCAGGGCATCTTGCCGGTGGACGTGACCCTGTGCATGCTTTCCCCGCCCGACGAGCATGGCTACTGCTCCTTCGGGGTGTCGGTGGACTACACCAAGCCGGCGGCGGAGAGTTCGCGCCTGGTCATCGCCGAGATCAGCCACCACATGCCCCGCACCTTGGGGGACTCCTTCATTCACATCAAGGATATTGACTGCATCGTGGCCACGGACGCGGAGCTGATTTCTCTGCCCCAAGCCAAGATAACCCCCACCGACGAAGCCATCGGAGGCAACTGCGCCGACTTGATCCGCGACGGCGACTGCCTGCAACTGGGCATCGGGGCGGTGCCCGACTCCATCTTGGGTTTCTTGAGAGACAAGAAGGATCTAGGTATCCACACCGAGATGTTCTCCGACGGCGTGGTGGATCTGGTGAATTCGGGCAACGTTACCTGCGCCCGCAAGAACCTGCACAAGAACAAGATGGTGGCCACCTTTTTCATGGGCACCGAAAAGCTCTACAAGTTCCTGCACAACAACCCCATGGTGGCCATGTTCTCGGTGGACTACACCAACGACCCCCGGGTAGTGGCCCAGAACGACAACATGGTATCGGTGAACTCCGCCCTGCAGGTGGATTTTGCCGGGCAGGTCGTTTCCGACAGCATAGGCTTCCGCCAATACAGCGGGCCGGGGGGGCAGGCCGACTTCGTGCGCGGCGCCAGCTGGTCCCGGGGCGGCCGTTCCATCCTGGCCTTCCACTCCACCGCGGCCAGGGGGGCCATCTCCCGCATAGTGCCAGCCATCGACCAGGGGGCCTCAGTAACCACCCTACGCACTGACGTGCATTACATCGTCACCGAGTATGGCGTCGCCGACTTAAGGGGCAAGTCGGTATCCGAGCGGGCCAAGAGCCTCATCGGCATAGCCCATCCTGATTTTCGCTCCGACCTGCGGCGCGAGTTTGAAAATATTTACCTGAAGGACAACCCGCTGCTCAGGCCCATGTCCGAAGAGCGGCGCAAAGCATTCTGGCCTCACGAAATGGATGGAGCTTATCTGCAACAGTTGCTTGGATGATGGAGCGCCCCGGCCTGTGATGCTCAGGCCGGGGCCCCCAATTGTTATCGGCAGGCACAACCAACACAGGGAGGATAGGGGATGATCCGTCGGGAACGGGAATACGGCAAAATTCAGCCGGGAATCAAGATCGGTCAGTTATACCTGCGGTTGCCCTTCGTTCACTACAGATTCGAGTTCCCGGATTACCTGCAAGGGCTTTTGATGTGCACGGTTTGCTTGGCCATCATTCCCGTGCTTACTGCCAAACTTGGCATGTCCTTTGAAGTTGCCCTGGCCATCGTCATTTTAAACGGCACCCTTTACCTGACCCACGTCATGTTCGGCGATCCGGTGGTGCCGGGCTGGGTTACCCCGGCCATACCCCTGCTCATCGCATATGTGGAGGCCTTTGCCCCAGGCGTAGAGCGCATGCAGGCGCTCATCGCCTTTGAGCTGACCTTCGGCGTGTTCACCATGTTGATAGGCTTCTCGGGGCTGGCCAAGAGGATTATCAACCTGGTGCCCAACGCGGTGCAGTCGGCCATTCTACTGGGCGCGGGCATCGCGGCGGCCATGCTGGTGTTCAAACCTGGAGAGGGACTGAAGAGCTTCGACAGCTTCCCCTGGACCGTCATCATCTGCGTGGGCCTTGCCTTTTACCTGTTGTTCTCCGAGCATTTCAAGCGCATCCGGCGCAAGAACAAGGCCCTGCGCTATCTGGCCAACCTGGGCATGATGCCCGCCTTGTTCCTGGCCATCTTCGTGGGCCCTCTAACCGGCGAGTTGGCCTGGCCCACCTATGACGGTGCTTTTTTCACCAGCCCGGACTTTGTGGACCTGTTCAAGAACTTCACGGTCATGGGGGCCATACCTTTTCCGCCGGCCCATATGTTCATCTCCGGCTTGCCCATGGTCATCAGCGCCTACATCGTGGTGTTCGGCGATGTGATCCAGTCCCAGGCCCTGTTGGAGGACGCCCAGAAGTATCGTCCCGACGAGGACGTGGACTACAACCCCAACCGTTCGCACATCATCTTCGGCGGCCGCAACATCATCATGAGCATCCTGGGCCCCGATATCTCCATGTGCGGCCCCCTGTGGGCGGCCATGCAGGTGGTGGTTTGCGAGCGCTATAAGCACGGCCCCGCGGCCATGGAATCGGTTAACGGCGGCGCCGGCTCCTTCAGATTCGGCACCTGGACGGGCTATTTCATAGCCCCCATCGTGGAGTCGGTGCGGCCGATACTCGGGGTGGGCTTGGCCTCCACCATGCTGATCCAGAGCTACGTCAGCGTGAGGGTGGGCATCTTGAAATCCCGCTCCTTCAACGACCTGGGCATAGCCGGGGTGGCCGGAGCCATCGTGGCCACCCGTGGCGCGGCCTGGGGCTTGGGCGCGGCCATCGCGCTAACCCTGCTGGTGTATCTGGGCAGCAAGAAGGAGAACGTCTATATGCGCGAGGAGCCGGTGTTCCCCTGCAACTCGCCCGAGAAAATCGCCAGGGAAATCGAAGAAGCGCAGAAGGAAGCGCAATAGTCTTTGCTGGCTGGTGACCGTAGGTCTCCGGACCGGCCCGAATGGACAGCCCTTGTCCCGCACGACAGTTGCCGCCGTCCTCAAACTCTCTCATGAGGGCGGCGGCAACCACCAAGCCAGGAAGGACGCTCATGGCATATATCTTTGGCTACCCCGAGACCAAGCCCCTGCGCAAGGACCTCATTTCTCTCGCCGTGCTCATGGCCGGCCCCCTGGTGGCGGCCATATCGATCTACGACGCGGTCAACGGCCGTCTGTGGGGCATTCTTTCCTCGGCCGTGGTGGGTGCGGGCCTGGCCGGGATAATGATACTTTCCTACGTCAAACTCTACCCCCGCTCCCTGCAGCGGGTTTTCAAACCCCAGCTTTTCGACCGGAACATCCGGCAAGACCGCTCCGTAATAGATGGGTTGAGCCACCTGGAAGGCGGCTGGTTCGTGTTCAACGACATCGTCCTGGAGCTTTTCAATGTGGAGCACCTGCTCATCGGCAAAGGCGGCGTGTTCGTGCTGGCCAAGGTGCGCCATCCCGGACGCCTCAATCCCCGAGATGGATTTCTCTTCGCCGGTGACGAGCCCCTGGAGGTCTTGACCACCAAGACCTGGCGGTCCTGCCACCTGATCAGCATCCTGCTCAGGAAATGGTTCAAGGTGGAGCATCTGCCCCAACCCATACTGGTGGCCGAGCGGGAGCAGATAGGTGATTGCCGCGAATTCGACGGCATCCGGATCATGGATCTCGGAGAGGCCATTCGTCGGGTGGCGAAGTCGCCCGAGGCCTTGGAAGGCGACACGGCCATGGCCTTGGCCAAGTTTGTGAAGGAGCGTTATGCGCCAAGCAAGTAGATATCCCTTGAACGAGCTGCCCAAGGAAGTGCTCATCTGTCTGGCCCTGACCCCCTTGGCGTGGGCGTTCTATCTGGTGAGCGAGATAATGCTCAGCGGCACCATATCCCTGGTGCAGTTGGGCATGGCCGGGTTGTGTTCCCTGGCGGCCTTCAGCCTGCGCGGCTGGGGCCGCTGGCTCTGCGTGGCCTACGACGCGCTAATGGCCGGCGCCCTGGTTTTTCAGGCAAGCCAAGGGCAATTTCCATCCTTGGCCTTGTTGCAAGGCGCGGCCTTCGTCATAGCCGGCGGGGCCGTGTTCTGGCCGGCCACCAGCCGGGCCTATCGCCAGGCCGCGGATCAAGCAGACGCCGGGGTCGTTCAGGGAGCGACGAAAGGTTAGGGGCCATAGGCCGGACGCGAATAGGGTGCGGAGTGAGGTGGCCGGGCGCTAGACAAAGACCACGGCCTGGAGCAGTTTCATTCCTTTGTCTGGGTAAGAAAGCAGTCGCACAGTTTCGGGCCTGGGAATCGATGCGGCCCCTGAATGGCTAACGCCCGGCTCAGTGCCTGCCATGTCTGGGTGGGGCTCCGCCTGGCCTGGTCCGGAGCACGCTTTGCGGTGGGCCCTTGGGTGAGATCAAGCCCATAACCTCGCCCACCCGTCTCCACCAGGACCTGCCGGGGGCCGCCCCCACTTCCAGTTCAGTCTCTATTTTGCAATCGTCACACTCGTCTTGCTCGGCGAGCGAACGCTCCAGCCAGTCATAGTCCAAAAGGCTTTCCGTAGGCTGGCGTATGTCTTGTCGCCACTGCTCCTTTGAAATCAGGGCATGTTGGGCCAACTGGCCCACCGTGCCCAGGCAGTACTTGCAAGCATCGGTGGGAACATCGGAATATAGCAGGGTGAGCAGGCGCTCCCGAAAATCCGGACTGTCAAGCAAACGCAGTCGGTCAGTGGCGACCTCGACGTTTTCATCCACCAGCTGCGGGATATAGGTGCCGCAGGGGCATTTGTACAGCCAGCCTTCGCGATAGACGGTACACATCCAGAGGTTGGCCAGCTTGCAGGTCTTGTATATTAGTTGGACCAGTTCCCGGTCTTGGGTACCTATGGAAGAAAAAGAATGGCGGAAAACATCAAACTGCATGATGCTCAAATCGACGCCGAACTCCGAAGCCTTTTCCCGGACCAGTGCAAATATTTCCTCGTCCGGGGAGACCTCGGGATAGCTGGAGATCTCCAGGCTGTCGATCGCCCGCAGGACGGCGTCGTCAATTTTGTGGAGCAAGGTGCCGTTGGTGACGAGTTTGAAATGGGGGCTGATGCCTGAGGCGCGGGCGGCCTTGACCACTTCCACCAAGGCGGGATGCAG contains:
- the pgsA gene encoding CDP-diacylglycerol--glycerol-3-phosphate 3-phosphatidyltransferase → MKKEQVFNLPNLITLLRVGSIPLLMGMLYLPDAGWHWVAAILFFVAGLSDLADGLLARRMKKVTVLGQFLDPLADKLLIASILVVLVAMGRAQAWAAVVIICREVAVTGLRALAATQGLAVPSDRWGKAKTALQMLAVLLLIMPEPIGSFDVQYWGTIALWLATLVSFVSGLRYFVRFNRLYIGQS
- a CDS encoding sigma 54-interacting transcriptional regulator, with amino-acid sequence MCLHDGKGRAVGVFVHHNLAEAVAAGAAMHAPARNWAGPVGEFHGLTQENAASKDPTPGLAAWPMERLLFDVLNSIYNPVLAVDSAGTIIFCNPAMAAVANTTVEYLTGQRVENYVANTRLPRIIITGQRETVRQIVIGGRTYISNRTPIKDGERVIGALAILQDISELAAIADKMERTKDLTNELNAIIESSFDGIYVTDGQGRTLRVNKAYERITGLRREELLDRNMHDLVEEGFYNESVTLRVLETQRAESLMQTIRTGKTVMVTGTPICDTPGKVSLVVTSVRDVTELYNLQVKLEREEKLRTKYESELELLRRNTEEENDIVVQSGRMREVYELALRLANVDTTVLVQGESGVGKEVFADIIHRNSQRCDGPLVKISCAAIPAQLLESELFGYQAAAFTGASKQGKVGIFEAAKGGTIFLDEIGELPLGLQAKLLRVLQAKEVIRVGSSVAMPVDVRIVAATNRDLQDMVRRGRYRQDLFFRLNVVPVVIPPLRRRKDGIPKLVYHFLDQFNRRYGFSKQVDPKVLQALYDYDWPGNVRELMNTIERMVVTTQGEVIGWADMPDYLKKAAEEPSKDPEVLEGSLKATLEALEKQILTSALRIHKSTYKAAQALGVNQSTIVRKMKRLGIRLKAK
- a CDS encoding radical SAM protein — encoded protein: MPSDHIVPKNHMDLIACDHCNLTCRACNHASPVVAKWFADPDTVCKELSVLAKYYRPAYVKVLGGEPLLHPALVEVVKAARASGISPHFKLVTNGTLLHKIDDAVLRAIDSLEISSYPEVSPDEEIFALVREKASEFGVDLSIMQFDVFRHSFSSIGTQDRELVQLIYKTCKLANLWMCTVYREGWLYKCPCGTYIPQLVDENVEVATDRLRLLDSPDFRERLLTLLYSDVPTDACKYCLGTVGQLAQHALISKEQWRQDIRQPTESLLDYDWLERSLAEQDECDDCKIETELEVGAAPGRSWWRRVGEVMGLISPKGPPQSVLRTRPGGAPPRHGRH
- a CDS encoding 4-hydroxyphenylacetate 3-hydroxylase family protein, giving the protein MPMMTGQQYEDSLRKLNLKVYMFGERVENVVDNPIIRPSMEAVKLTYDLAQDPQYEDLMTATSHLSGEKINRFTHIHQSTDDLVKKTKMGRLLGSLTGCCFQRCVGMDAVNALSIVTYDIDQKFGTEYNKRFLTYLQYVQENDFTCDGAMTDPKGDRSLPPSKQPDPDAFMHVVEERDDGIVVSGAKAHQTGAVNSHEIIIMPTISMREEDKDWAISFALPADAEGITYIMGRQSCDTRKLEEGTMDRGNGIYGGHESLVVFDNVFVPWDRVFMFKEWEFAGRLVEHFASYHRQSYACKAGVGDVLIGAAQTAAQYNGVAKASHVKDKLIEMNHLNETLFCGSVACAAQGGKEPSGTYLVDTLLANVCKQNVTRFPYEIARLAQDIAGGLMVTMPSEADLRSPEVGKWVNKYFKANPEVSTENRMRILRLIENLTLGTAAVGYLTESMHGAGSPQAQRIMIARQVNMAQKQKVAKKLAGIEEEQA
- the fsa gene encoding fructose-6-phosphate aldolase; translated protein: MKIFIDTADLAEIKEAMSLGILDGVTTNPSLVAKTGKPFEACIKDILQVVPGDVSVEVVGTDHATMVAEGKKYAAWGDNVVVKVPIIQEGLKAIKSLSQEGIKVNVTLCFSPLQALLAAKAGASYISPFVGRLDDIGSDGMDLIQQVVDIYGNYGYDTEVLVASIRNPMHVVNAALMGADVCTIPFKVIGQLLKHPLTDKGLAAFLADWEKANKG
- a CDS encoding acetyl-CoA hydrolase/transferase family protein — its product is MDWQEVYRDKLVDADEAVSRISSGDRVVVGHACGSPETLLRAMVDNKERYHNVELVHMVSMGKADYCEIENSPHFFHNSLFVGGTTRQAVGGGWGVFTPCHFSQIPNLFTQGILPVDVTLCMLSPPDEHGYCSFGVSVDYTKPAAESSRLVIAEISHHMPRTLGDSFIHIKDIDCIVATDAELISLPQAKITPTDEAIGGNCADLIRDGDCLQLGIGAVPDSILGFLRDKKDLGIHTEMFSDGVVDLVNSGNVTCARKNLHKNKMVATFFMGTEKLYKFLHNNPMVAMFSVDYTNDPRVVAQNDNMVSVNSALQVDFAGQVVSDSIGFRQYSGPGGQADFVRGASWSRGGRSILAFHSTAARGAISRIVPAIDQGASVTTLRTDVHYIVTEYGVADLRGKSVSERAKSLIGIAHPDFRSDLRREFENIYLKDNPLLRPMSEERRKAFWPHEMDGAYLQQLLG